One genomic segment of Hydrocarboniclastica marina includes these proteins:
- the ureA gene encoding urease subunit gamma: MELNPREKDKLLLFTAALLAERRKARGVKLNYPESVAYISAAIMEGARDGRTVAEMMDYGRTLLSREDVMEGIPELIPEVQVEATFPDGTKLVTVHQPIP, encoded by the coding sequence ATGGAACTGAATCCCCGAGAGAAGGACAAGTTGCTGCTTTTTACTGCAGCCCTGCTCGCCGAGCGCCGCAAGGCCCGGGGCGTCAAGCTCAACTATCCGGAGTCTGTCGCCTACATTTCGGCGGCCATTATGGAGGGCGCGCGGGATGGCAGAACCGTCGCGGAAATGATGGATTACGGGCGCACCCTGCTGAGCCGTGAAGATGTCATGGAGGGCATCCCGGAGCTTATTCCAGAGGTACAGGTAGAGGCCACATTCCCGGACGGCACCAAGCTCGTTACCGTTCACCAGCCCATTCCATAA
- a CDS encoding urease accessory protein UreD, with translation MSALEKQPDHRHWPASLHLELALRSGCTRLVRNRHLGPLRIQRPFHPEASDCAHLYVLHPPGGLVSGDDLRLTVDAGVSTRSLITTPSAGKIYHVASTGERQRQTTHITLAKGSQLEWLPQDNIVFDGALGELGLRVDLASDSRFFGWEITCLGRAAGDKPFRKGALLQRLELYRNGKPWLLERTPLRATADILNSPWGLRGQTVFATAIATLTHLGPDQQKHALELAREQLGQTCAGVTLTRELLIARLLGDDSETVRNQLIRFWWALRPLVFDRPACAPRIWAT, from the coding sequence ATGAGCGCGCTTGAGAAACAACCAGATCATCGCCACTGGCCGGCAAGCCTGCACCTTGAGCTGGCGCTGCGATCAGGCTGCACCCGGCTGGTGCGTAACCGCCACCTGGGGCCGCTGCGTATACAGCGCCCATTTCATCCTGAGGCCAGCGACTGCGCCCATCTCTATGTCTTGCACCCGCCAGGGGGACTGGTATCCGGCGATGACCTGCGCCTGACCGTGGACGCCGGTGTCTCCACCCGAAGCCTGATCACCACACCCTCGGCCGGGAAGATATACCACGTGGCCAGCACCGGTGAGCGGCAGCGACAGACCACTCACATTACCCTGGCCAAGGGGAGCCAGCTTGAATGGCTGCCCCAGGACAATATCGTGTTTGATGGCGCGCTGGGCGAACTGGGGCTGCGGGTCGATCTCGCTTCAGATAGCCGCTTTTTCGGTTGGGAGATAACCTGCCTTGGGCGCGCGGCCGGTGACAAACCCTTCCGAAAAGGCGCGCTCCTGCAGCGGCTGGAACTTTATCGCAATGGTAAGCCCTGGCTGCTGGAGCGGACGCCGTTGCGCGCAACGGCCGATATTCTCAACAGCCCCTGGGGCCTTCGCGGCCAGACTGTATTCGCGACAGCCATAGCGACCTTGACACATTTGGGCCCCGACCAGCAGAAGCATGCCCTGGAACTCGCCCGCGAGCAGCTGGGGCAGACCTGTGCCGGTGTGACACTAACCCGGGAACTGTTGATCGCCAGACTACTGGGCGACGACAGCGAAACCGTTCGTAACCAGTTGATCCGATTTTGGTGGGCGCTTCGTCCCCTGGTTTTTGATCGGCCCGCTTGCGCACCGCGCATATGGGCGACCTGA
- a CDS encoding DinB family protein: MSLRDHFELLATYNQRMNAKVYDAAGHLSSTDLVKDRGAFFGSILGTLNHILVGDTIWLKRFATHPSCVTSLREVAHLPKPTSLDQIVFDDFGRLSEHRIWLDQKIMDWISGLSGGDLDFVLSYHNSKGMPANKRYSSLVLHFFNHQTHHRGQVSALLSQAGIDIGITDLLAQIPEETHV, encoded by the coding sequence ATGAGCCTGAGAGATCACTTTGAATTGCTGGCTACCTACAATCAGAGAATGAACGCAAAGGTTTATGACGCCGCAGGTCACCTCTCTTCCACCGATTTAGTCAAAGACCGTGGTGCCTTCTTCGGTTCCATCTTGGGAACCCTGAATCATATCCTTGTTGGTGACACTATCTGGCTCAAGCGGTTTGCTACCCATCCCTCTTGCGTTACCTCGTTGCGCGAGGTTGCTCACCTCCCAAAACCGACCAGCCTGGATCAGATAGTCTTCGACGATTTTGGACGTCTGTCTGAACACAGGATCTGGTTAGACCAGAAGATTATGGACTGGATATCTGGGCTTTCTGGCGGTGACCTGGATTTCGTTCTCAGCTATCACAACAGCAAAGGGATGCCTGCCAACAAAAGGTATTCGAGCCTGGTTCTTCATTTCTTTAATCATCAGACCCACCACCGGGGTCAGGTTTCGGCCTTGTTGTCTCAGGCGGGTATAGATATCGGGATCACTGACCTGTTGGCTCAGATTCCGGAGGAGACTCATGTATAA
- the ureE gene encoding urease accessory protein UreE has product MLQLTERLEHWQNKDAHEPIDELCLPFELRKRGRLRAKTQSGREVGLFLNRGQVLVTGDLLRAASGELIRVVSAPETVVTALAGDPLQFAKVCYHLGNRHVPLQIGPQWLRLQPDHVLEALIERFGLKLVREEAPFEPENGAYGGQGHSGQHSHSHSHSHSHSHSHAGAHSHSHEPDSGTDHAGHSH; this is encoded by the coding sequence ATGCTGCAACTGACTGAAAGACTCGAACACTGGCAAAACAAGGACGCGCACGAGCCCATCGACGAACTCTGCCTGCCCTTTGAGCTGCGCAAGCGGGGCCGATTGCGGGCGAAGACGCAGAGCGGACGCGAAGTTGGCCTGTTCCTTAACCGTGGCCAGGTCCTGGTGACCGGCGATCTGCTCCGGGCGGCAAGCGGCGAACTGATTCGGGTCGTGTCCGCGCCAGAGACCGTGGTGACGGCGCTGGCTGGGGATCCCCTGCAATTTGCCAAGGTCTGCTATCACCTCGGCAATCGCCATGTTCCGCTCCAGATCGGGCCGCAGTGGCTCCGGCTCCAGCCAGATCACGTACTGGAAGCCCTGATCGAGCGTTTCGGGCTGAAACTGGTGCGCGAGGAAGCCCCGTTCGAACCTGAGAACGGGGCCTATGGCGGCCAGGGCCATTCCGGCCAGCACAGCCATAGCCATAGCCATAGCCATAGCCATAGCCATAGCCATGCTGGCGCTCATAGCCACAGCCACGAACCGGACAGCGGAACAGACCATGCTGGTCACAGCCATTAA
- a CDS encoding urease subunit beta, translated as MIPGEIEVAPGELEINAGLDTVTLKVANSGDRPIQVGSHYHFAETNPALQFDRGQARGCRLDIAAGTAVRFEPGQTRTVDLVALAGERRVFGFRGDVMGSLEKE; from the coding sequence ATGATTCCCGGAGAAATCGAAGTGGCCCCCGGCGAGCTCGAAATCAATGCCGGCCTCGACACCGTGACGCTGAAAGTGGCCAATAGCGGTGATCGGCCCATACAGGTGGGTTCCCACTATCACTTTGCCGAAACCAACCCCGCCCTCCAGTTCGACCGCGGGCAGGCCCGGGGCTGTCGGCTCGACATCGCGGCTGGGACCGCGGTGAGGTTCGAGCCCGGCCAGACCCGCACAGTTGACCTGGTTGCCCTTGCCGGAGAGCGCAGGGTTTTCGGGTTTCGCGGTGATGTCATGGGTTCGCTCGAGAAGGAATAA
- a CDS encoding urease accessory protein UreF, with the protein MLVTAINQATAGVGEPGIQAAPGLTDLALLQLLRLVSPSLPIGGFAWSQGLEYAIDSGVLTGAEQIGNWLEGVMRNNLTHLDLPLILRLHQAAEDGERAKLEHWNDFILACRETHELYQEDIQLGAALYRLLASLDSPTLGSGFRPVSMLCGFAETGAGHNIPAETCALGWLWSWLENQLTVASKTLPLGQTDVQKLLQRLIPALPGCVAVAKGVADEDLGTSFPGFTMNSAWHETQYSRLFRS; encoded by the coding sequence ATGCTGGTCACAGCCATTAATCAGGCGACTGCTGGCGTGGGTGAGCCGGGGATTCAGGCCGCGCCCGGGCTTACCGACCTCGCCTTACTCCAGCTCCTGAGACTGGTCAGCCCGTCCCTGCCCATAGGTGGGTTCGCCTGGTCCCAGGGCCTTGAGTACGCCATCGATAGCGGCGTGCTCACCGGGGCGGAGCAAATCGGCAACTGGCTCGAAGGGGTTATGAGAAACAATCTGACCCACCTGGACCTGCCGCTGATCTTGCGATTGCACCAGGCGGCCGAGGATGGGGAGCGGGCGAAGCTGGAGCACTGGAATGACTTTATCCTCGCCTGCCGGGAAACCCACGAGCTTTACCAGGAGGACATTCAGCTCGGTGCGGCACTTTACCGGCTGCTCGCCAGTCTGGACAGCCCGACGCTGGGCAGCGGTTTCCGGCCGGTGAGCATGCTCTGCGGGTTCGCCGAAACCGGTGCCGGGCACAACATACCGGCTGAGACTTGCGCCTTGGGCTGGCTCTGGAGCTGGCTTGAGAACCAGCTGACAGTGGCAAGCAAAACCCTGCCGCTGGGTCAGACCGATGTACAGAAACTACTTCAGCGGCTGATTCCTGCCTTACCGGGCTGCGTGGCCGTCGCCAAAGGTGTTGCGGATGAGGATCTGGGGACGTCGTTTCCCGGCTTCACAATGAACAGCGCCTGGCACGAAACACAGTATTCGAGGCTCTTTCGCTCGTAG
- the ureC gene encoding urease subunit alpha has translation MSKISKQAYVDMFGPTVGDRIRLGDTDLWITPEKDYAQYGNEVKFGGGKVIRDGMGQSQRPSGETADTVITNAVILDHWGIVKADIGLKAGRIWKIGKAGNPDIQDNVDITIGPGTEVIAGEGKIVTAGGIDAHIHFICPQQIEEALMSGITTMLGGGTGPATGTNATTCTPGPWHIQKMLQAAEAFPMNLGFMGKGNASLPAALTEQLEAGAMGLKLHEDWGTTPASIDNCLAVAEQYDVQVAIHTDTLNESGFVEDTLAAFKDRVIHTYHTEGAGGGHAPDIIKACGQPNVLPSSTNPTRPYTVNTIDEHLDMLMVCHHLDPAIPEDVAFADSRIRKETIAAEDILHDLGAFSMISSDSQAMGRVGEVITRTWQTAHKMKAQRGALPEDDGFSDNFRARRYIAKYTINPAITHGISHEVGSLEPGKLADLVLWNPAFFGVKPALIIKGGAIAAAPMGDPNASIPTPQPVHYRPMFGSFGPACQATRVTFVCQAFLDKGVPPELGLRSNLVACKNTRTISKKDMILNDWMPTIEVDPQTYEVKADGQLLTCEPADCLPLAQRYFLF, from the coding sequence ATGTCCAAGATCAGCAAGCAAGCCTATGTGGATATGTTCGGACCGACGGTCGGCGACCGCATCCGCCTCGGCGACACCGACCTCTGGATTACACCGGAAAAAGACTATGCCCAGTATGGCAATGAGGTGAAATTTGGCGGGGGCAAAGTAATTCGCGACGGCATGGGCCAGAGCCAGCGGCCGAGCGGCGAGACCGCCGACACCGTGATTACCAACGCCGTGATCCTCGACCACTGGGGCATCGTCAAAGCGGACATCGGGTTAAAGGCAGGCCGTATCTGGAAAATCGGCAAGGCCGGTAACCCCGACATCCAGGACAATGTCGACATCACCATAGGCCCCGGAACCGAGGTGATTGCCGGCGAAGGTAAGATCGTGACGGCCGGTGGCATTGATGCCCATATCCACTTCATCTGCCCACAACAGATCGAAGAAGCGCTCATGTCCGGCATCACCACCATGCTCGGCGGTGGCACGGGCCCGGCCACCGGTACCAACGCCACAACCTGCACCCCGGGCCCCTGGCATATCCAGAAGATGCTGCAAGCCGCGGAAGCGTTTCCCATGAACCTGGGCTTTATGGGTAAGGGCAATGCCAGCCTTCCCGCTGCCCTGACCGAGCAGCTGGAGGCCGGCGCCATGGGGCTCAAGCTGCATGAAGATTGGGGCACGACGCCGGCTTCAATCGACAACTGTCTCGCTGTCGCAGAGCAGTACGACGTGCAGGTGGCGATACACACCGACACCCTCAACGAGTCAGGTTTTGTCGAGGACACGCTCGCGGCATTCAAGGATCGGGTCATCCATACCTACCACACCGAGGGCGCAGGCGGCGGTCACGCGCCCGACATCATCAAGGCCTGTGGCCAACCCAACGTGCTGCCGTCGTCGACCAACCCGACCCGGCCCTATACGGTCAACACCATCGATGAGCACCTCGACATGCTCATGGTCTGCCACCATCTGGACCCGGCTATCCCCGAGGACGTCGCCTTCGCCGACTCCCGGATTCGCAAGGAGACTATCGCGGCTGAAGACATTCTGCACGACCTGGGCGCATTCAGCATGATTTCATCCGACTCCCAGGCTATGGGCCGTGTGGGCGAAGTGATCACCCGGACCTGGCAGACCGCCCACAAGATGAAGGCCCAGCGTGGTGCTCTGCCGGAGGACGATGGCTTCAGCGATAACTTCCGGGCCCGGCGTTACATTGCCAAATACACCATCAATCCGGCGATAACCCACGGTATTTCCCACGAAGTGGGGTCCCTGGAGCCCGGCAAACTGGCGGATCTGGTGTTGTGGAATCCGGCGTTCTTCGGCGTGAAACCGGCGCTGATCATCAAAGGTGGCGCTATCGCGGCCGCGCCTATGGGCGACCCCAACGCGTCCATCCCGACCCCACAGCCGGTGCACTACCGGCCCATGTTCGGCAGCTTCGGGCCCGCCTGCCAGGCGACGCGAGTCACGTTTGTCTGCCAGGCCTTTCTGGATAAAGGCGTACCCCCGGAGCTGGGGCTGCGCTCAAACCTGGTGGCCTGCAAAAACACGCGAACGATCAGCAAGAAAGACATGATTCTCAACGACTGGATGCCAACCATAGAGGTCGACCCCCAAACCTACGAGGTCAAGGCCGACGGCCAGCTGCTGACTTGCGAGCCCGCCGACTGTCTGCCGCTTGCCCAGCGGTACTTTTTATTCTGA
- the ureG gene encoding urease accessory protein UreG: MTKSPLRVGIGGPVGSGKTALTLALCGALRERFNLAVVTNDIYTQEDAQFLQRHQALSEDRIMGVETGGCPHTAIREDASMNLAAIAELEQRHPGLQLVFVESGGDNLSATFSPELSDLTLYVIDTSAGDKIPRKGGPGITKSDLLIINKTDIAPLVGASLEVMDRDARKMRGERPFVFSNMKSGDGLQQIIDFIIREGMLDQPAPAIAAAP; the protein is encoded by the coding sequence ATGACTAAATCACCCCTACGAGTCGGCATAGGCGGACCGGTCGGCTCCGGCAAGACCGCCCTTACCCTGGCACTCTGCGGCGCCCTCCGCGAACGCTTCAATCTGGCCGTAGTAACTAACGATATCTACACCCAGGAAGATGCCCAGTTCCTGCAACGCCATCAGGCCCTCAGCGAAGACCGCATCATGGGCGTCGAGACCGGCGGTTGCCCTCATACGGCCATTCGCGAAGACGCCTCAATGAACCTCGCCGCAATTGCGGAGCTGGAGCAGCGTCATCCTGGCCTTCAGCTGGTTTTTGTAGAGAGTGGCGGCGACAACCTCAGCGCGACCTTCAGCCCGGAACTATCGGACCTCACCCTGTACGTCATCGATACCTCAGCGGGCGACAAGATTCCCCGCAAAGGCGGCCCCGGCATTACCAAGTCTGACCTGCTGATAATCAATAAAACGGACATAGCGCCGCTTGTGGGCGCATCGCTTGAAGTCATGGACCGAGACGCGCGCAAGATGCGTGGAGAGCGACCGTTCGTGTTCAGCAATATGAAAAGCGGTGATGGCCTTCAGCAGATCATCGATTTCATCATCCGCGAAGGCATGCTGGATCAGCCAGCCCCCGCTATCGCCGCGGCCCCGTAA